TCCGTAGCGAGAAAAGTAATGGAGAAAACTCCGCACGTAATGCTGAGCGGTGAAGGAGCGTTTAAGTTTGCAATTGATAACGGATTTAAAAAAGAAAATCTTCTCACGGAAAAATCGAAGAAGGCATGGGAAGAATGGAAAAAAACTTCCAAGTACGAACCGATTGTGAATTATGAAAATCACGATACGATTGGAATGCTCGCGCTCGATAAAGAAAATAATATTTCAGGCGCGTGCACAACGAGCGGGCTTTCTTATAAAATGCACGGCAGAGTAGGAGATTCACCTATTATTGGCGCGGGCATGTTTTGTGATAATGAAGTGGGCGGGGCTTGTGCAACTGGCGTGGGAGAATTTGTAATGAAGACGCTTGGCTCTTTTTTGGTTGTAGAACTTATGCGCCAGGGAAAAACTCCGCAGCAGGCATGCGAAGAAGCGATTAATCGAATCGTAAAAAAATACGATTATAAAAAATTTCAGGTTGGATATCTTGCAGTGAATAAAAACGGAGAGACGGGTTCTTATTCAATTCAAAAAGGATTTACGTATTCCCTCTTTCTGAATAATGAAAATAAAATTTTTGATTCGGATTATTTTATGCATTGATAGACACGCTTCCATTATTCACCACCCCAACAATTTTTCCTTTCAGTTTTTTCCCTATGAACGGAGTGTTTTTGGATTTTGAACGAATATTTTTTTCTTCCAACTTCCATTCTTTGTTCGGAAGGAATAAAGTGAGATTTGCTTTTTCTCCCGCTTTTATTTTCGAAACAGGCAATCCGAAAATTTCTCTCGGGCGGACAGAAAATTTTTTCACGAGTTCATTTAACTTGAGATTGCTGTATGTATTTGCAATTGCAAAAGCGGTTTGCACTCCAATCATTCCGAAAGCAGCATAATCAAACTCCACATTTTTATTTTCCACATCTTCGGGCGAGTGGTCGGAAGTGATTGCATCAATGGTCCCGTCAGTCAAACCTTTTTTCAGCGAGGCAATATCTTCTTTCGTTCTGAGCGGAGGATTCACTTTATAGTTTGTGTCAAAATCTTTCAGTAATAAATCATCGAGCGCGAGGTTATATGCATTCACCGATGCGGTTACTTTTAATTTTTTCTTTTTCGCTTCACGAATCAATTGTACCGAACCTGCTGTGGAAATGGAAGAGAAATGAATTCTTCCGCTCGTATATTCGCAGAGAAAAAGATTTCGCGCCACCATCACTTCTTCGGCAAGCGCGGGAATTCCTTTCAGCCCGAGCGAAGTAGAAATTTTTCCTTCGTTCATTTGTCCGTTGAGAGAAATAGTTTTTTCATCGCAGTGCGTGAGTAAAAGTCCGTTGAAATTTTTTGCGTAGAGAAGCGCGCGCAGCAAAAGTCCGGAATCACTTACAGGTTTTTTATCATCTGAAAAAGCAACCGCACCCGCGCTATGCATATCAAACATTTCGGATAGTTCTTTTCCATCGGTGTTTTGCGTGATTGCTCCAACAGGAAAAACATCTATAATATTTCCTGCTATTTTTCTTTTCACATATTCTATTTGCGATTTATTATCTATGGGCGGATGAGTGCCGGGCATCACTGCAACTCCCGTAAATCCGCCAGCACTTGCCGAAGCACAGCCGCTCAGTAAATCTTCCTTGTATTCATGTCCCGGGTCGCGGAAGTTCACCTGCATATCAAAAAATCCCGGAGAGATATGCAAGCCATCTGCTTCTATAATTTGTGTATTGGAACTTGAAACCTGTAACTTGTAACCTGAAACCTCTTTGATGATTCCGTTCTCAATAAAAATGCTGATTGTCTTGTTGTGATGAGGAGAGTTGGGGTCAACTACTTTCGCGGACTTTATGAGCAACTGCATTTCAAGTGGCAAAGATAAAATTTATTTCCATAATCGGAGAAGAGCGGTTTCCATAGCAAGAAACAGCAAAACAAAAAGAATGCACCACTTCCATAATTTTTTTCCTTGACCAATATCTGCAAGAACTTTGGTGATGTCTTTATTGCCCGCATCAATGAGTGAAAAGTTTTTCAGGTTTGATTTTTCATAGAGAGAAATAAGTTCTTCGGGCATATACCGGCTCAGGTCAGATTCTTTTCTGTCATAGTTGAAAGAGATACCGGAAATTTTTTCTGCTCTGGCATAGAGTTCATAATTGCCTGCGTTTTTTATTTGGTCGTGTACAAAAATTGTGGGCTGCAAATCAACCATTCTGCTTTCAGGAATTACTTCAAAACCTGTGGTGAGCGGAGCCGAACCATCTCCTTTAATCTTGAAAACATTTTCCCCTGTTAATTTCGTTTTAACATCAATCGAATTATCTTTTCCGATTGTGTAAAATAAATCTGATGATGGCTGGCTGTTCATCGCAATCTTATACATCAGCGGAACAAATATGGCATGCTTGGAAAGATTGCTCCATTCAGAATTAAGCGGGACTGCGCTCAGATAAATTTTTCCTTTCTTGAAATTATATTTGGAAAAAAAAGGATTTCCATTTTTCATTTTCATCAGCACTTCTTCATTGGTTTTGCTTGAGTGTGATTGGATATAATGATTATGCACGACAGGCAAATCCAAATTCTCTCCTTTCTTTTCGAACACATCTGCAAAAATTTCGCTTTCGAAATTTGCCCAGTCAACTTTTGTGCCTGCTGTATCTTTTTTCAAATAAAAATTTGTCCCGAGAGAAGATAGAAATGCTTTGTAAGAACTTGTATCGGTTTCCGCGGAAGGAAACACAATTAAACTTCCCCCATTCTGCGCGAAGCGCGTTAACTCCTGCGCAAGCCCGGAAGAAATTGATTTGAGTTCGCTGAGAATAATTACTTGTTGTGAAGGCAGTGAAGAGTAATCAATTTTATTTTCATCCTGAACAGTTAAAATAAATAATGAATCCTTTCCGAATAAAGTTTCAATTGGTTTAGAAGATTCCTTTCCAATATTCATTACGAAAATATTTTTTGCCACATCAAACGAGAAATAAAACTTGTCATCATACGTAACCGGATAATCGGTGATTTCAATTCTTCCCTGCTGTATGCCCGGCTCTTTGATGACAAAAGAAAGTGGAATGTCTTTGCTTTCATTGGGCGCAATAGAAAAAGAGGAAGGAGTTTTCTGCTGGTTATTCAAAAAAAGTTTTACGGGAATATTTTCCAGATTATTTTCTGAAAGATTTTTTACCCGAATAAATAATTTTTCCGGTTGATTCAATTGATGAACGGGCGATTCAAACCAGCACGAATCAATATATAAATTACTTTGCTGGTTGGCGGGAACGGGCAGAAGAATGGCTTTGATGCCCGTATCTGCTTTCACTTTCTCAAAATCTGAAATTGATTTCTGGAAGTCAGAAACAATAAATAACTTTTTGTTTTTCGTTTCTGATTTACTGAGCACATCGTTTTGCCTTGCACTTATTTCAGAAATCGTTCTCACCGCAGGAGAAATTTTCACTTCATCGAGTAGGATGAGAAATTCTTCGCGACTTACTAAGCGTTGGTGTTTTCCTTCGAAATCATTGGTGAGCAATTGAAATAAATCTGTTTGAGAATGAGCGAGCGCAATTTCACGCGCCATTTTTTTCGCTTCATCGAGCAGCATTCCGTTCTTGCTCACGTTTTCCATGCTGAAAGAATTATCTACATAAATGCTCACTGCCTGCGTTCCAACGATTGCATTTTTTTTATCGGAAGGAATAAATGGCTGCGCAAAAGCAAAAACTAAAAATGAAATTGCAAGAATCCGCGAGAGTAAAATCAAAAGATGTTTGATTCGATTTCTGTTCTGAGTTTGCTGTTTTACTTCTTTGAGAAAACGTATGTCAGGGAAATAAACTTTTTTGAATCTGCGGAAATTTAAAAGATGAATAATTATCGGAATAGAAATTGCGGACAACGCAAAAAGAAAATATGGATAAACAAAACTCATCAAAAGCGAATTTATACTAACATACGAATAAGAATTTATTTTTCAAATGCAAAAATCCGGAAAGAAATTATTTCACAACCGCTTTGATAATTTTATTTTGCCACGGTTTCCAATCTTTCGATTCAACATAGTTAATGATGATTCGCTTGTAAGCAGATTGTAAATAAAAAAATGTGAGCACATCGCTTGCCGGTCCGCTCAAGCGGGAATTCGCGCTGAGCATTGCGTCAGTAATATATTCGATGGCAACATCATCGAGGTAATTTAATTTTTTCAGCGAGGTCATTGCGTTTGCGCGCGTGCGAAATTCATAGGAGGAACTGCAGAAACTCACGAGTTGGTCAACATATTTCGGATTGGTGAGCGAAGCAATCTCCAGCCATTTTATTTTTACGTTGCGACCGGGAAATCCTTCCACATCTTTTGTCTGCTCCAGATAAAAACCAATCTTATCAGGATTTGCAAACGCGAGATAATCGAGCACCTGCGTGATAATATCATAGGAAGGGTCTTTCAAAAGTTTTTCCACTTCGGGCAGCATATCTTCTTCGCGGAGTTCGCGGATGTTATCAATCACCGCTTTTCGCACATGCACATCGGCATCACTCAGCGCATTTTTAATCAGCGTCATTGATTGCTTGTGGTTGTCGTGCGAAAGTTGTTTTATGATTTCAGATTTCAGCGAATAAAAATCAGCTTTGTTATAAGCGGCAATCAGAAAATCGCGCTTGCGCTCTATGTCAATATCGTTCATTGCAACAAGCGCATCGTAGCGGTCAAGTACGCTGGCAGATTTCATTGCCTGCGCTTTCAGCATGTCAAAAGATTTATTGAAAGAAACATTTTTCAAAACTTCGTTATCGGGGTCGAACAAAGCAAAATCAATTTTCTTTCCTGCGGGAATTGGGAGGCGGATAATTTCTGTTTGCTGTTCAATCCGGATTTGTTTTTTGTCGAGTGTTCCATCGGTGTAATGAACTTCAAACCAGATTGGCATTTTCCAAAGTCCAGATGGGGTTGCAGAATTATTTTCTTTTTCCTGAACAAACGGGTCGGATGAAACAGCATTTGATTTATTTCCTCCCGCTTGCGGAAGACCAGAGATTTCTGTTTGCTCCTGCACCTGCTGAACTAAAAATTCAGAATAGTGCAAAGCATTTTTATCTCCTGAATTTTCTGTGATGTCACGAAACACGACTTGAAAATTCGGTTCGCCTCCGCGGTAAATCCATTCATCCCAAAACCAATCGAGTTGCATGCCCGTGACTTCTTCACAGGCAACAAGTAAATCTTCCGAATCAACATTTGAATAAGAATGAGTTTCGAGATAATGCTTGATACATTTATTATAAACTTCTCTTCCGCCTAAAATATATTTCAGCATGTTCAGCACAAATGCGCCTTTCGGATAATGGCGAACGCTTCCGGCTTCGCTGTGCGCGATTGGAAAATAATTTTTCTTCGATTCCTCGAGAGAATTTATTTGCGCGCCTCTGCGCGTCCAGTTAAAATTATTTTCTCCGAAAGTTTCTTTTTCAAAAAGCCAGTCATAATAAGTTGCAAAACTTTCCTGCAGCCAGTGATGTGCATCGCTTCTCGCTGTAATAAAATCTCCGAACCACTGATGCGCAAGTTCATGCGCGTTCACTCCGTAATAAGGGCGGTCAAGAAAAGCACGTTCATCGCAAAAAAGAAAATCTCCGAACACGGTTGCAGTTGTATTTTCCATAGCGCCATACATGAATTCCTGCACGGGAATCTGCGAATAACTTTCCCATGGATAATTCATGCCAATTTCTTTTTCGTAGAAGTCAACCATTTTTTCGCTCATCGTGTAACAGGTCTCTACACGATTTTTCCATTCAGGATAATAATATAAATGCATTGGAATTCCCGAAGCGGATTTTGTTTCTTTAATATCATATTTTCCGATTCCAATCATAATAAGATATGGCGCGAACGGATGACTCATGCGGTAATGCCACGTAAAAGTTCCGTTCGGATTATTTTTTTTGTCGAGCATTTTTCCATTTGATAAAACTTTATACGCAGTATCAAACGTGATAAAAGTTTCCGTAGTGATTTTATCGTTCATCTCATCGTACATCGGAATCCAGTTACGGTTGTCAACGCCTTGCCCCTGCGACCAGATTTGTTTTCTCGCAATTCCGGTTTTGTCATTCCACCCGATGAAATAAAGCCCTTTGCGCGGAGTGCATTCATACGTAATCGTCATCGAATCTTTTTTCTCCCAAGAAAGAGAAGGGCAGTAAATAATAATATTTAAACTATCACTTCGGAATTTTGCGGGCTTGCCGTTTAGAATAATTTCTTTTATATCCATATTGATTCCATCAAGAACAATTGAATCAACTTTTTGGCGGAGAGGAATAAATGTATGTGTAACTTTTCCTTTTACCAAATTTTTTTGCGGTTCGAAAGAAACTTCCAGTTTCAAATGCTGAAAATCTACGTTGTGTTCACGCGGAGCGAGGAGCGGGTCAATTATATAGGAACGGGTTTTGACTTGCGCATTGGAATTAAAAATTAAAAATGAAAAATTAAAAATGAAAAGACATGCATGCAGGAGTTTTTTCATATAGGAAATTTGATTCGCTAAAATACAAAAATGCAGGATGCAGAAAGATTGATTGGGATTCAGACGGGTAGAGAATTTTCTAACGGTTGCTCTGCGCTCTGTGCGTCTCTACGGGAAATCTTTAACATTTTTTAACGAAACCATTTCCCTCTTATCGTTGTTATACTCTTTGAAAAACATTCTAACTTTACTCCAATGAAATCAAAAATTTTTAATGCATTGATGACTGTTCTTTCTTTCTCATCATGCGCGCAAAATCAAAATAAAGAAGTACCAAAAATGGAAACACAAAAAGCAGATACGGTTGTTAAACCTGAAACTTCAAAAACGAAACTTGAAACTGCCACATTCGGTGCCGGATGTTTCTGGTGCGTGGAAGCACAATTTCAGATGCTCGATGGCGTGGTGAAAGTCGAGTCGGGATTTTCCGGAGGAAGCGTGAAGAATCCTTCCTATAAAGACGTTTGCACCGGAAGCACCGGTCACGCAGAAGTTTGCAATATCACTTACGACCCTTCAAAAATTTCTTACGAGGAAATGCTTTTTGCATTCTGGCAAACGCACGACCCGACTCAACTCAACAGGCAGGGAAATGATGTAGGCACGCAATACCGCTCCGTAATTTTTTACCACAACGAAAAACAAAAACGACTTGCGGAAGAGTACAAGAAAAAACTGAACGATGAAAAAGTTTTTGACAAGCCGGTGGTAACAGAAATTTCTCCGTTCACTGCTTTTTACAAAGCAGAAGATTATCACCAGAATTATTTTAACCAGAATGGAGAAGAACCCTATTGCCAGTTTGTGGTTCGACCGAAGGTGGAAAAATTTCAGAAAGTGTTTAAGAATAAATTGAAGAATCAGCAGTAAATAAAAAAGGGCTGCAATTGTTGCAACCCCTTTTCTTAAGGATTTTTTTTCTATTCATCCTGTACCGATAATTTGCCTCTCTTAATAATTTGCGTTCCATTTCTTACTTCGTAAATATACATTCCAACCGGCAGTTGGTTTTTCTGAATGGTAAATTTATTTGTTGCGATACTTTCTGTTTTTCTAATCAAGTTTCCTACTAAATCAAAAACATTAAATGAAAATCCCGCAGAAGATTTTTTAATATTATCAGAGATAAAAACTTCTGCAGAAGAAATCATCGGATTCGGATAAACAGAAACATTATTATTATTATAAAGCTCATTCACTCCGTTGAAGCTTGTTCCATAAATTTTAAAAGGTAATCCTTGCGGTGCATCATCTCCGGGTCCTGCCTGCGCAGTGTCAATAATTGAATTCCAAGTGCTGGTGTTAAATTGCATTGCATCGCCCGTAATGGTTGTTACACTATAAGAAACAGGCGGAGCCCACGGACCCGATGAAAGAGAACCGCCTGTTTGCCAATCCACCCAATATTGCCCGGAGGTGAGTTGAAGAGACGGAGTTAATGTTTCAACAACATTTTTCATAATAGGGCGGCTGGTAGCGGTAAGTGTTGCAGAAGTTACACGGTAAATGCCCGACCAATAAGAAACGGTAAGAACATTTGAAGTGGTGTCGCCCCAAATAATTGCTGAAGGGTTTGCATTCGTCAAAGGATTGGCGTTGCGCACTGCTAAACGCACATCGGTCATCGTTGAAGTGTTCCCTGAGTTGGTTTGATAGGCATAAAAAATAAGCGAGTCAATGGTCCATGTTTGACCTGCAGGAACAGTAAAATCATCTGCTACTCTGTAGCCGGATGAAACTGCATGACCGAAACCATAGGTGATAAGACCATCGTGGGTGGCAGATGCATCTGCACCGCCAGCACCTTGTCCGGGAAAATTTGCCAGCGGACCGTTGTCATAAAGCAGCGAAGCGTTGTAAGGTTCCGGGTTTGTTTTTGCTACCGGAAGAATAGCATTTTCCGCAGGAGAGATGGCGTTAACATCCGTTTCACAATCAGCCGCAAAATTTTTTTCGTTCTGTGCGAAAGCGAAACCTGCACCCGCAGTAATTAAACTGAGTAGAGTAAAAATTTTTTTCATGAAAAATAATTTAGTTGATGTTGAAGAATTATTAGAGGCGATGAAGATATACAAAAAAATTCAAAATGTTTTTTTTCTAAGAAGAAATTCTCAACTGTTATAAACAACTTTGATTTTCTCTCTCAAATTATATTGCGAAGCCATCACTTCTCCGTATGCGCCTGTTGTTCGGATGGCAATTAAATCTCCCCGCTTAGTTTGAGGAAGGATTACGGCTTTGCCAAAACAATCCGAACTTTCGCAGATGGGACCGACAACATCATAGCGGATGGTTGATGGTTGATGGTTGATGCTTGATGGAGAAGAAATATTTTCAATCTTGTGAAAGGATTGATAAAGTGCCGGGCGAATCAATTCCGTCATTCCTGCATCGAGGATTACAAAATTTGTATTCACACCTTTTTTTACATAGAGCACTTTTGAAATCAAACTTCCGCATTGCGCGACAATTGCTCTGCCGATTTCAAAATGCAAAGTTTGTTTCGGGCGTAGTTCAAGGAATTGTTTGAACAATCCAAAGTAAGAAGTAAAATCAGGAATGGAATTTTTATCCGGCTGGTGATAATCAACGCCAAGTCCGCCACCAACATTTATATGTTCCAAAGAAATTTTATGGCTTACAAACCAACTCTGAATTTCATTCGCGCGGAGGCAAAGCGATTTGAATGCATTCAAATCTGTAATCTGCGAGCCAATATGAAAATGTATTCCGCAAATTTTTATGTTCTTCAATTGCTGCGTGCGTTTCACCACTTCTTCCAGTTCCCAGAGATTTATTCCGAATTTATTTTCTTCCAAACCTGTTGTAATGTACTTGTGCGTGTTCGCATTCACATTCGGATTAATGCGGAAAGCAATCGGAGCAATCTTATTTTTTTTCTTTGCTAATTCATTTATCACTTCAATCTCCTGTAAACTTTCGCAATTGAAACATGAAATATTTTTTTCAAGCGCAACATTTATTTCTTCATCGTTTTTTCCAACTCCGGCAAAAAATAGTTGCGCAAACTTATATTCGCTTGCTTTTTTTACTTCATTACCGCTCACACAATCTGCTCCTAAACCGGATTTCTGAATCATAGAAAGTATTTCATCATTTGCATTTGCCTTCAGCGCATAGTGAACGTGATAGCCGTATTTCTCCGATTCTTTTTTCAATGCCTCAATCGTTCGAGTCAGCAAATCCAAATCATAATAATAGAATGGAGTGGAGATTGAAGAGAACTTTTGTATTGTATTTTTTGAAAACATCTATTTCAAATTAAATGACTGAATGGTTAGATGATTGGATGGTTATTTAACCATATAGCCATTCAACCATATAACCTATAAATTAAACAGCCCTTTGTTAAGGGCAATTAAAGCGTCCTTTTTATATTTCGTTCCCACCAGCATCGAAATATTATTTTCACTTCCGCCATAGGAAATCATTCTCAGCGGAATGTTTTTCAGCGCGTCAAATATTTTTACAGCCACACCTTGTTTTTCCGCAGTGAAACTTCCCACCACGCAAATGATGGTTTGGTCTTTATCAATTTCAACAGAACAAAATTCTTTCAGCTCTTTCACAATCGCGTCTAAATTTTTTAGGTTATCAATCGTAACAGATACTGCCACTTCCGAAGTGGTAATCATATCAATCGGAGTTTTGTAGCGCTCAAAAATTTCAAACACGCTGCGCAAAAATCCATACGCCAAAAGCATTCGAGCAGATTTTATATTCACGGCAATGATTTCATCTTTCGCAGCAACAGCCGTAATTCTTTCTGTCGGTTTCATTTCTTTAATCACTGTTCCTTTTGCCTGCGGCTGCATTGTGTTCAGCAACCGAACCGGAACTTTTCTTTTCTGCGCGGGAAGAACACAAGTCGGGTGAAGAATCTTTGCTCCGAAATATGCCAGCTCTGCTGCTTCATCAAACGAAAGTTCAGTAACCGGAAAAGTTTTTTCTACGATGCGCGGGTCATTATTGTGCATTCCGTCAATGTCTGTCCAGATTTGAATTTCTTCGGAGTTAAGAGCTGCGCCAATCAACGTTGCAGTGTAATCGCTTCCTCCGCGTTTCAGATTATCTATTTCACCGAATGAATTTCTGCAGATGTATCCTTGCGTGATGAAAAGTTTTTTCCCGGAATACTTTTTCAATTCTGCTTTCAGATTCTCCTCTATATATTTCAAATCGGGTTCATCATTTTCGTCAATGCGCATGAAGTTCAGCGCGGGAAGCAAAACAGAATCAATTCCGATTTCTTCCAGATAAAAATGTTCCATTGCGGTGGAAAGCAGTTCACCTTGCGCGAGAATCGCTTTCTCTTC
The nucleotide sequence above comes from Bacteroidota bacterium. Encoded proteins:
- a CDS encoding M1 family metallopeptidase, producing the protein MKKLLHACLFIFNFSFLIFNSNAQVKTRSYIIDPLLAPREHNVDFQHLKLEVSFEPQKNLVKGKVTHTFIPLRQKVDSIVLDGINMDIKEIILNGKPAKFRSDSLNIIIYCPSLSWEKKDSMTITYECTPRKGLYFIGWNDKTGIARKQIWSQGQGVDNRNWIPMYDEMNDKITTETFITFDTAYKVLSNGKMLDKKNNPNGTFTWHYRMSHPFAPYLIMIGIGKYDIKETKSASGIPMHLYYYPEWKNRVETCYTMSEKMVDFYEKEIGMNYPWESYSQIPVQEFMYGAMENTTATVFGDFLFCDERAFLDRPYYGVNAHELAHQWFGDFITARSDAHHWLQESFATYYDWLFEKETFGENNFNWTRRGAQINSLEESKKNYFPIAHSEAGSVRHYPKGAFVLNMLKYILGGREVYNKCIKHYLETHSYSNVDSEDLLVACEEVTGMQLDWFWDEWIYRGGEPNFQVVFRDITENSGDKNALHYSEFLVQQVQEQTEISGLPQAGGNKSNAVSSDPFVQEKENNSATPSGLWKMPIWFEVHYTDGTLDKKQIRIEQQTEIIRLPIPAGKKIDFALFDPDNEVLKNVSFNKSFDMLKAQAMKSASVLDRYDALVAMNDIDIERKRDFLIAAYNKADFYSLKSEIIKQLSHDNHKQSMTLIKNALSDADVHVRKAVIDNIRELREEDMLPEVEKLLKDPSYDIITQVLDYLAFANPDKIGFYLEQTKDVEGFPGRNVKIKWLEIASLTNPKYVDQLVSFCSSSYEFRTRANAMTSLKKLNYLDDVAIEYITDAMLSANSRLSGPASDVLTFFYLQSAYKRIIINYVESKDWKPWQNKIIKAVVK
- a CDS encoding BatA domain-containing protein, with amino-acid sequence MSFVYPYFLFALSAISIPIIIHLLNFRRFKKVYFPDIRFLKEVKQQTQNRNRIKHLLILLSRILAISFLVFAFAQPFIPSDKKNAIVGTQAVSIYVDNSFSMENVSKNGMLLDEAKKMAREIALAHSQTDLFQLLTNDFEGKHQRLVSREEFLILLDEVKISPAVRTISEISARQNDVLSKSETKNKKLFIVSDFQKSISDFEKVKADTGIKAILLPVPANQQSNLYIDSCWFESPVHQLNQPEKLFIRVKNLSENNLENIPVKLFLNNQQKTPSSFSIAPNESKDIPLSFVIKEPGIQQGRIEITDYPVTYDDKFYFSFDVAKNIFVMNIGKESSKPIETLFGKDSLFILTVQDENKIDYSSLPSQQVIILSELKSISSGLAQELTRFAQNGGSLIVFPSAETDTSSYKAFLSSLGTNFYLKKDTAGTKVDWANFESEIFADVFEKKGENLDLPVVHNHYIQSHSSKTNEEVLMKMKNGNPFFSKYNFKKGKIYLSAVPLNSEWSNLSKHAIFVPLMYKIAMNSQPSSDLFYTIGKDNSIDVKTKLTGENVFKIKGDGSAPLTTGFEVIPESRMVDLQPTIFVHDQIKNAGNYELYARAEKISGISFNYDRKESDLSRYMPEELISLYEKSNLKNFSLIDAGNKDITKVLADIGQGKKLWKWCILFVLLFLAMETALLRLWK
- the lysA gene encoding diaminopimelate decarboxylase, giving the protein MFSKNTIQKFSSISTPFYYYDLDLLTRTIEALKKESEKYGYHVHYALKANANDEILSMIQKSGLGADCVSGNEVKKASEYKFAQLFFAGVGKNDEEINVALEKNISCFNCESLQEIEVINELAKKKNKIAPIAFRINPNVNANTHKYITTGLEENKFGINLWELEEVVKRTQQLKNIKICGIHFHIGSQITDLNAFKSLCLRANEIQSWFVSHKISLEHINVGGGLGVDYHQPDKNSIPDFTSYFGLFKQFLELRPKQTLHFEIGRAIVAQCGSLISKVLYVKKGVNTNFVILDAGMTELIRPALYQSFHKIENISSPSSINHQPSTIRYDVVGPICESSDCFGKAVILPQTKRGDLIAIRTTGAYGEVMASQYNLREKIKVVYNS
- a CDS encoding dihydroorotase, which codes for MQLLIKSAKVVDPNSPHHNKTISIFIENGIIKEVSGYKLQVSSSNTQIIEADGLHISPGFFDMQVNFRDPGHEYKEDLLSGCASASAGGFTGVAVMPGTHPPIDNKSQIEYVKRKIAGNIIDVFPVGAITQNTDGKELSEMFDMHSAGAVAFSDDKKPVSDSGLLLRALLYAKNFNGLLLTHCDEKTISLNGQMNEGKISTSLGLKGIPALAEEVMVARNLFLCEYTSGRIHFSSISTAGSVQLIREAKKKKLKVTASVNAYNLALDDLLLKDFDTNYKVNPPLRTKEDIASLKKGLTDGTIDAITSDHSPEDVENKNVEFDYAAFGMIGVQTAFAIANTYSNLKLNELVKKFSVRPREIFGLPVSKIKAGEKANLTLFLPNKEWKLEEKNIRSKSKNTPFIGKKLKGKIVGVVNNGSVSINA
- a CDS encoding T9SS type A sorting domain-containing protein produces the protein MKKIFTLLSLITAGAGFAFAQNEKNFAADCETDVNAISPAENAILPVAKTNPEPYNASLLYDNGPLANFPGQGAGGADASATHDGLITYGFGHAVSSGYRVADDFTVPAGQTWTIDSLIFYAYQTNSGNTSTMTDVRLAVRNANPLTNANPSAIIWGDTTSNVLTVSYWSGIYRVTSATLTATSRPIMKNVVETLTPSLQLTSGQYWVDWQTGGSLSSGPWAPPVSYSVTTITGDAMQFNTSTWNSIIDTAQAGPGDDAPQGLPFKIYGTSFNGVNELYNNNNVSVYPNPMISSAEVFISDNIKKSSAGFSFNVFDLVGNLIRKTESIATNKFTIQKNQLPVGMYIYEVRNGTQIIKRGKLSVQDE
- the msrA gene encoding peptide-methionine (S)-S-oxide reductase MsrA, giving the protein MKSKIFNALMTVLSFSSCAQNQNKEVPKMETQKADTVVKPETSKTKLETATFGAGCFWCVEAQFQMLDGVVKVESGFSGGSVKNPSYKDVCTGSTGHAEVCNITYDPSKISYEEMLFAFWQTHDPTQLNRQGNDVGTQYRSVIFYHNEKQKRLAEEYKKKLNDEKVFDKPVVTEISPFTAFYKAEDYHQNYFNQNGEEPYCQFVVRPKVEKFQKVFKNKLKNQQ
- a CDS encoding N(4)-(beta-N-acetylglucosaminyl)-L-asparaginase is translated as MNRKEFLLKSSLAMGAIGLVTPSLKGEEKKLSAVSPFRAGASFPLVIATWNNLGATEAAWKSIQQNGTALDGVEAGVRVPEADPENDSVGLGGLPDRDGHVTLDACIMDKNGNAGSVTFLENIVHPISVARKVMEKTPHVMLSGEGAFKFAIDNGFKKENLLTEKSKKAWEEWKKTSKYEPIVNYENHDTIGMLALDKENNISGACTTSGLSYKMHGRVGDSPIIGAGMFCDNEVGGACATGVGEFVMKTLGSFLVVELMRQGKTPQQACEEAINRIVKKYDYKKFQVGYLAVNKNGETGSYSIQKGFTYSLFLNNENKIFDSDYFMH
- a CDS encoding aspartate kinase gives rise to the protein MKILKFGGTSVGSAERMKNLVALIKSDEPKIVVLSAMSGTTNALVEIANALYAKENAKAKQLIDALEKKYEGVLKELYSKESSLNKGKELVKNHFEFIRSFTLDMFTANEEKAILAQGELLSTAMEHFYLEEIGIDSVLLPALNFMRIDENDEPDLKYIEENLKAELKKYSGKKLFITQGYICRNSFGEIDNLKRGGSDYTATLIGAALNSEEIQIWTDIDGMHNNDPRIVEKTFPVTELSFDEAAELAYFGAKILHPTCVLPAQKRKVPVRLLNTMQPQAKGTVIKEMKPTERITAVAAKDEIIAVNIKSARMLLAYGFLRSVFEIFERYKTPIDMITTSEVAVSVTIDNLKNLDAIVKELKEFCSVEIDKDQTIICVVGSFTAEKQGVAVKIFDALKNIPLRMISYGGSENNISMLVGTKYKKDALIALNKGLFNL